The Eleutherodactylus coqui strain aEleCoq1 chromosome 13, aEleCoq1.hap1, whole genome shotgun sequence genome includes a window with the following:
- the PHOSPHO1 gene encoding phosphoethanolamine/phosphocholine phosphatase, which translates to MASTHKYLLIFDFDETIINENSDDSVIQVAPEQELPDWLRETFQDGFYNEYMQRVLKYLGDKGVRVSDLKAVYEKIPLSPGMPTLFRFLAKNQDRFEIILISDANMFGIESNIKRYGYHSLFRRVISNPTTVEKNGYLTLGPYHSHSCPQCPANMCKRKVVTEYLTERSQEGVRFENLLYVGDGANDFCPTVPFNSTDIAFPRKNYPMHKLIRKMEDKQKGSFKAKVVPWESADVVAQYLQALLNKS; encoded by the coding sequence ATGGCGTCCACCCACAAGTACCTCCTTATTTTTGACTTTGACGAAACAATAATCAATGAGAACAGCGATGATTCGGTGATTCAGGTcgcgcctgaacaggaacttccTGACTGGCTACGTGAAACCTTCCAAGATGGCTTTTATAATGAGTATATGCAGAGGGTACTTAAATATCTCGGAGATAAAGGCGTGAGGGTGAGCGACCTCAAAGCTGTGTATGAAAAAATCCCCCTATCACCCGGAATGCCTACTCTCTTCCGATTCTTGGCCAAAAACCAAGATCGATTTGAGATCATCCTTATTTCTGATGCTAACATGTTCGGAATCGAGAGCAATATAAAGAGATACGGTTATCATTCTCTCTTCCGCAGGGTTATCAGCAACCCTACCACGGTGGAAAAGAATGGATACTTGACTCTAGGGCCTTATCATTCTCATAGTTGTCCTCAATGCCCAGCAAACATGTGCAAGAGGAAGGTAGTAACCGAATACCTCACTGAACGATCCCAAGAAGGAGTAAGGTTCGAGAACCTTTTATATGTTGGTGATGGGGCCAATGATTTTTGCCCAACTGTTCCATTTAATTCCACCGATATTGCTTTTCCTCGAAAGAATTATCCCATGCACAAACTCATCAGGAAGATGGAAGACAAACAGAAAGGATCCTTCAAGGCTAAAGTGGTCCCGTGGGAATCGGCTGATGTGGTTGCACAGTATCTACAGGCGCTTCTGAACAAGTCTTAA